A region of the Stieleria neptunia genome:
TCGGTCCGGCCAAACTCGGTTCAACGGTTCCCAAGTCCAGCGACAGCGTCTTGGTGTAGTTCAGGGTGGGACCGTCGTCGGTTCGGAACAGCCCTTGTTCTTTGCAATAGCGTTCGACCAGTTGCACGCCGGCTTCCGAACGACCGGTTTGACGCAAATAAGTCAGCGTCACGTCGTCGACGGGAAAGAAGCCCATCGTCGCGCCATACTCGGGCGCCATGTTGGCGATCGTCGCCCGGTCGGCAACGCTCATCGCGTTCATTCCGGTGCCGAAGAATTCGACAAATTTACCGACGACGCCCTCGGCACGCAGCAGTTCGACCACACGCAGCACCATGTCGGTCGCCGTCGCACCCGATGGCAGTTTGCCGGTCAATTCGAACCCGATCACTTCCGGCATCAACATGTACAAGGGTTGGCCCAACATGTTGGCTTCGGCTTCGATTCCGCCGACGCCCCAGCCGAGCACGCCCAGGCCGTTGATCATCGTGGTGTGACTGTCCGTTCCGACCAGGGTGTCGGGCATCGCAACCGGACCGTCCCCGGTGTCGCGAATCGCCACGACGTGAGCCAGGTATTCCAAGTTGACTTGGTGCACGATGCCGACGTTGGGCGGAACGACGCGGAAGTTGTCGAACGCTTGCTGGCCCCAACGCAAAAATTCGTAACGTTCACGATTCCGCTGGAATTCGATTTCAACGTTTTGACCGAGCGACGCTTCGCTGCCGAAGAAGTCGACTTGAACACTGTGGTCGATGACCAGATCGACCGGGATCAACGGATTGATCTTGTTGGGATCGCCGCCGATCCGTTGCATCGCCGAACGCATGGCCGCCAAGTCGACGACGGCCGGCACGCCGGTGAAGTCCTGCAACACGACGCGGTACGGCTTGAACGGCACCTCCTGCTTCGCAGGCGCCGTCGCGTTCCAGGCGGCGAGGTTTTTCACATCCTCTTCACTGACCGAAAATCCATCGCAGTTGCGCAACACCGACTCGAGCAACACTCGAATCGAGAAGGGCATCCGGTCAATCGGTCCGAGTCCGGCGTCTTGCAATTTGCTGAGCCGGTAAATGGTGGCTGCTCCGCTGCCGGTTTCGAATTGGTCGCGGACGCTAAACGGGTCAAAACTCACTGCGTGTGTCTCTGAGTGCAAAGCGGAAGTGGGACGGTCAACGGCCACAGTCTAGCGTTTTGCTCCGAATAAATCGCCCCTGCGACAGGCCGTCACGGACCGAATCGGGGCACGGCCGACGCTGGAGACGGTAGCCAGCGACGAATGCTTTCCTAGCCGCCTCAGATCGCGGTTTTGGGGCCGGCGACCCACCAAAGAGCATGTCGTCGTCGCGATTGGCGTCGGTTCAACCCTGCCGATTGCCACGCCGGCGGGGGCAGGTTCCGCCGCCCGACCCGGTAAAAAATTCAAAAATCCGCAGCTGTCAATCTAGGCAGCTTGCGGCCTGTGTACCGGACGTACCGATTCTCTTGGTCATTCGGGTTGTCTCTTGTCGATAAGCTTTTTCGATGAAGGACTGATTCCTAAATGGCTTCCGGCTGGTAAGAGAGACGTTGATCCCCATGACTTTGACTCACCCCCTGAATCGTATGTCGTCTCGGACACGCCGACACGGCTGGCAAGCGGGCAAAGCCCTGGTGCTGACCAGCCTTGCGACTGGAATCTCGGCGTTTTCGTTGCTGGGCCAGCCCCACGCGTCGGCAGCCGAGACGCCGAGCAATGCGTACTCCGCCAGTCGCACCCCATGCCTGTGCGATTGTGGCAGCTGCGGAAAAGCGGGGCGACCGTCGAACCCGGTCTACCAAACACTGGACACGGTGGCCGGCGGTATCGAAAAACTGCTGGGACTGGATCGTTGTTGCGAGGCCGGATGCGCCACGCATGCCTGCGATGGTGGATGCGATTCGGCCCCCTGGATGATGGACCTGGAATCAACCCACCCGCCGATGTTGCAGATCCCCGATCCGCCGGCGACGGCCCAACCCATGGCCAAACCGCCCAACGCGGCGCCGCAATTGCCGACGGTCCCGCCGCTGGCCCCCGCGCCGAAGCAAGCTGCGCCGAAGCAAGCTGCACCGAAGGTTGCTCCCCCCAAGCCTGCCGCGCCGGCATCGCCCGCGCCCCCGCAATCGTCGCGCCGACAAACCATCCCCGCCGTCCCACCGGCGGCGAAACCGCCGGCCCCACCCACGCTCGCTCCGCCGCCAGCGATTCCAGCCGAACCGATGCCGACCCCTCGTCCCGAGAGGCCTGCGATGCCCCTGCCCGAGCCGGATGCCGAATCGCCAGCCCCCTTGGGCACTCCAGATCTGTCGCCCCCGAGTCGACCGAATTTGCCCCCCACGCCGAGCCCGGTCGATCCGCCACAGCAGCCCCCAAAAGAAGGCTCGATCTTTGACGCCTTGGATGACCTTGATGATCCCTTCCAAGAGGATGCCGCCCGCCTGCAGCGCCAATACGGGTCCATTCGGCCGATGCTGGAACGTGCGAGCCGCGTGCTCACGCCGACCTATCAACCGGTTTACCCCACGCCCAAGACGCCGATGCAGTTCACCCAAAAGCCCGACCGCGCCGTGGGCAGTGGATTGCGACCGGTCAATCACGAAGAACCGATCGAGTTGCGTCCGATGACCAGCCGACGTGTGTTGGCACCGTACCGGCCCTCGCGCTAAGACGACGCTTGGGGTTGGAAGTCGACACGGCCCAATCGAGGTCGACAGGGCGTACCAATCGGCTATCCCCCGAGAGGCAGTCCGGCACTCCACGCGGCAGCCATCCCCATTGCCATTTTCACATAGTCCGCTTGCTGTGCTTGTCGGTCTCGCCGTTCGCACGCGTCGGCGTCCGAACAGAACAACGTGTCGGCGAACTGACGACCGCCCATCGTGATCGTGGTCGTTTTCTGGAACCGCCTCTGTGTAAATGCAGTCATTGCCGCGTCGAGATCGGTGGGAGAGGCGTCGATTTCGCGAGCCAACCACCACGCGTCTTCCAACGCTTGTGCGACCCCTTGGCCCGACGTGGGCAACGCTGCATGTGCTGCGTCACCGATCATGATCACATTGCCTCGATGCCATGTGGACACCGGATCATGATCGTACAAGCGAATGTACTTCGCCCTTGAATCTGCGGCTTGTGAGATGATCTCTCCGATGCAACCAGGCCAGCAACCGAATGTCTGTCGCAGATCAGCAAGGTGCTCGTCCACCTGCTCTTCCTCGTCTCCTCTGGCCACCGCTCCTGCAGCCCAGTAGGCCACATTCGCCGACACGGGGACAATCCCGAAGCGTGCACCGACACCCCAGTAATCGCAGATTTCCATGCGATCGAATGCAGTACGGGCGCACCGGAAAACTCCGATCCAATTCGCAAATCCCTGAAACGCCGGTCGGTTGTCCTTCAAAATGTACCGACGGGCAATCGAGTTCATTCGTCCATCCGCTCCGACGACCATGCGGGGTGCGATCGTTGTGCCGTCAGAAAATTGCACCCGGCATGTCGCCCCGGTTTCGACAATCGATGTCACTGGCATCTCGTAGTGGATCGGAATCTCGTCGCGCTCCACACGCCGCAAGAGGACTCGCATCAGGTCCTGACGTAGAACCGAAAGACTGGGATATCCCATCGTCGCATCAAGACGCTGGACATCGAGACTTCCGAGTTCGACTCCATCCTTCGAGATTCGTCGCATCGCCCTGACCTTTCCCGCGTGCGGGCGCAGCACATCCAGGACGCCCAATTCGTTCAGCACGAATGACGCGTTCGGCCAGCATACGATGCCGGCGCCGAGATCATGAACGGATTGACGCCGTTCGTAGACGGTCGCCTTCATCCCAATCCGTTTCAGCGAAATTGCGGTCGCCAATCCGGCGATTCCGCCACCAAGTATCGCAACGTCCAAGACTTGAACCTCCTGTTGATTCGCCCCGATGGTGCTGTGTCAGCGTTAAATGTTCGGATTGCGTTTGTTGAGCGGAAAAAGGGTCAGGTACCAAAAACCAAATGGCCCGAAGGGTGCTTCGCATTTTTGGTACCTGCCCCCTTTTCCGCGGCAGCCGGAATCGCAAGCTGGAAGCTTACGCCACTATCGCAGACCGCCATCGCTGATGTGGTAGCGGTGGCATTGGGTGCAGGCCTCGCCGGCGGCGTTGGTGTGATGGCACGCCGCGCACGATTCACGCCCCAGAGCTTTGAACTCCGACCCGGCAAAGACGAATTCATGGTCCGGCATCGTCCGTCGATCGCGAACTTGGTGACAGTGACTGCAATCACCGAGCGCGGAGACACTCAGGTGGGGGCGATGCGAAAATTTGGTGAACTCGCTCCGTCGTCCGACCTGACGTTCCGCCCGCCAGGTCGCGGGAATCGCGGTCGCAGCGGGATGGCAAGACACACACGCGGCGACAACGGATGCGGCGAAGAAACGCTGCTTCAGCGGATCGTGTTCACCCAGCTGCGCGAATGTTTCAATCATGCCCGCCATCACGGGATCGGCATGCCCATTGCCTCGATAGCTGACCGCCATGCGTTGATCGTCGCGATACCAGCCGCCGACTCGCACCAACTCCGATGGCGACACAGCGGACACGCCCGTTGACGACCGTTCCGCCGAATCGGCCAGCGGATCTTGCTGAAGCGGATCCTCCAGCAGCGGATCTTCCACCAGCAAGTCGTCATCGCCCGGATCGCCCAGCAGGCTCGATCCCAGCAGGTCGTCCTCCAACAAGTCGTCCTCGTCCGCAAGCACCAAACGGATCTTCGCTTGCGGTCGTGCGATCGTCGCGTTTTGCGGACCGATCCTGTTGGTCCGCGTGAACCAATTTTTGCCGGCCGACTCGATCAACTGCGGCGGCAGCGATCGCAGAACAGGCCGGAACGGACCGGGAGAAATCCCCTGTTGCAACAACCGCTCTTGGATCGCCGCTTGGCCCCGTCTGGCAACGTCGTCAATCAGCGTTTGATAACCGTTCGCCAGACGAGCAAGCGTCTGATTGGCTTGCGGGTCTTCGATCGACAAGCGACTGACATCCGCCCCCGGTACAACCCGCACGATTCCGGACACCGTCGGATCGCCGCGCAACATCAACTCGGCAAGCGGCGAGATCACTCCATCGGCAAACCCGGTCGCGCCCTCCGGCCAATCGCTGACGTCGGTCAAAACGCTTGGCGGCAGGGATGGCAGGGCGATCAAATCGATGCCCTTGCCCGCCTGCACGTTCATCGCGTCATCGTGACAAGCTTGGCAGCCGGTTTCATAACTCGCCACGCGAACCAGTTCCCCTGTCGGGCCCGCGGGATGGCAGATCGAGCAATCGAACTTTTCCGCCCCCGACTTCCATGACGGGAAATGGGTCTGCTGGTGAGTGGCGTGATTGAACGACAGTTCTCCGCCGCGACCATAGGGCCAACCGTTCCAATCCGGATGTGAATCGGCGAACCCGCCAAAGCGTTTGCTGTGACAGCTTTGACATTGGTTGTTTGACACCGACAACAAGTCTCCATCGGCGCCATGGTGCTCTTGATGGCAGGTCCGGCAAGCGACATCGTTTTGGTCGACGGCCGCGTCGGGAATCAGTCGAGCCAACAAGCCGGTGCTGCCGGCGGTCGAACGCTGGGAAGCCAGCCGAACCGTTTCGGTCATCTGATCACGAACCGACAGGGGCAGATTGTGTGCCGCGAAAGCCAGGTTGGCATCGATCGTGCGGTGGTGGCAATCCACGCACAGATCCGATTGCCGGACACCGGCATGCGAACCACTTGCCGAACGAAACCACGCCGTCAGTGACAAGGCGGCTTGATGATGACACGCGCCGCATTTGTCGCCGGCAACGGCGCCGGCCAGAATCTGGGCATGCGGCGTCGACAATTCACCGGGCTTGAGCAATTGGTCCGGGGGCATCATCGCCAACATCGCCAAGCCGCCTAGCGCAACGCAGATCATAAAAACAACGGTCCAACGACGGCGTCGCCCCGACCAGGTGCGGACGCGGGCGTCACCGGTCGATCCGGTTGCGTCGACGGCCGGCA
Encoded here:
- a CDS encoding FAD-dependent monooxygenase, encoding MDVAILGGGIAGLATAISLKRIGMKATVYERRQSVHDLGAGIVCWPNASFVLNELGVLDVLRPHAGKVRAMRRISKDGVELGSLDVQRLDATMGYPSLSVLRQDLMRVLLRRVERDEIPIHYEMPVTSIVETGATCRVQFSDGTTIAPRMVVGADGRMNSIARRYILKDNRPAFQGFANWIGVFRCARTAFDRMEICDYWGVGARFGIVPVSANVAYWAAGAVARGDEEEQVDEHLADLRQTFGCWPGCIGEIISQAADSRAKYIRLYDHDPVSTWHRGNVIMIGDAAHAALPTSGQGVAQALEDAWWLAREIDASPTDLDAAMTAFTQRRFQKTTTITMGGRQFADTLFCSDADACERRDRQAQQADYVKMAMGMAAAWSAGLPLGG
- a CDS encoding cytochrome c3 family protein, which encodes MRRDNLEIPQPPANDRPGDWWMPAVDATGSTGDARVRTWSGRRRRWTVVFMICVALGGLAMLAMMPPDQLLKPGELSTPHAQILAGAVAGDKCGACHHQAALSLTAWFRSASGSHAGVRQSDLCVDCHHRTIDANLAFAAHNLPLSVRDQMTETVRLASQRSTAGSTGLLARLIPDAAVDQNDVACRTCHQEHHGADGDLLSVSNNQCQSCHSKRFGGFADSHPDWNGWPYGRGGELSFNHATHQQTHFPSWKSGAEKFDCSICHPAGPTGELVRVASYETGCQACHDDAMNVQAGKGIDLIALPSLPPSVLTDVSDWPEGATGFADGVISPLAELMLRGDPTVSGIVRVVPGADVSRLSIEDPQANQTLARLANGYQTLIDDVARRGQAAIQERLLQQGISPGPFRPVLRSLPPQLIESAGKNWFTRTNRIGPQNATIARPQAKIRLVLADEDDLLEDDLLGSSLLGDPGDDDLLVEDPLLEDPLQQDPLADSAERSSTGVSAVSPSELVRVGGWYRDDQRMAVSYRGNGHADPVMAGMIETFAQLGEHDPLKQRFFAASVVAACVSCHPAATAIPATWRAERQVGRRSEFTKFSHRPHLSVSALGDCSHCHQVRDRRTMPDHEFVFAGSEFKALGRESCAACHHTNAAGEACTQCHRYHISDGGLR